One segment of Heterodontus francisci isolate sHetFra1 chromosome 28, sHetFra1.hap1, whole genome shotgun sequence DNA contains the following:
- the LOC137385144 gene encoding NACHT, LRR and PYD domains-containing protein 3-like isoform X1: MRGQCKVPFLLILLLLEALCGLNRGTGTITAPEETSTATSLPPDEQKEPAPIRSKTENAENTQQVKQRQAADPAPVRSKTENAENTQQVKQRRADPEAPEMLSAQPSEASADNAAKDTQDAIVLACAVCVAFLGGFGVGSTATYCWMKKKYVPRTDFQYLPYFVFIYPSEVHALTCCTARTMTLFHFHPDAESPDPLSAPLLEHPEAPEMLSAQPSEGIERQHKTFLQEQTTILEVTGENQMSKTCLLDEHYTEVMIVPSLGEPQMVETELKAQGRKLEEKQGPNIGNVPENVQLDQLLGSKDATIDRTRTTIVFGDAGIGKSIIIQKILRDWATGKIYHQFQFVFRFKFTQLTLIKVRTTLSRLILNSYPYLRNHLEKLWKDPGKILFIFDDLDEFEQTVDFKDVERNNTPQNQCSNPECCCLVSDIVRCLIQGQLLKGSSVLIMSPPWKLESLGNSNIHRRFKILGFSPEKMKEYFQCYLRDPNLEREAIETIKLNDTLDTLYYNPLYCSVCCSLVESHKTAEERERQPITSTRVYTVYFENFLNRCGYDAENTRNSLLKLCELAYQGIGKKTAVFEADKFNELELELSNFITAFIVKIRDNDLRSAAYKFRDTVMQDFVAALLKSLRTKPNELKQLLDEGYRCGDDRFNSFSRFLVGLSSRKSTDQLESKLGKFPAEVTQPVSDWLTRNVKTCAQNLDDGQSQRKFLNICHSFAEFEDRNLMAAALAPIKKIKFTKCPLKSYDCAVLSTVLMNLEIIEEMDFSTCGIQDAGIHQLQSILHKCKILRLNENNLQDSGVKCLFKVLEKNDCKVQTLELKSNALTDDCAAKLVSAISKNGSLMELDLSNDNQRSEQSNRLTDKSVPTFLQLYQTSTNLKEIRLQNNQFSANRRHILKSRTASSHLTIITD, encoded by the exons CAGACCCGGCACCCGTCAGaagcaaaacagaaaatgctgaaaatactcagcaggttaaacAGCGTCGAGCAG ACCCGGAAGCGCCTGAAATGCTCTCCGCTCAACCATCGGAAG CGTCTGCAGATAATGCAGCAAAGGACACACAAGACGCAATCGTCCTCGCGTGTGCAGTATGCGTTGCATTTCTGGGGGGATTCGGAGTTGGAAGTACGGCAACTTACTGTTGGATGAAGAAAAAATATGTTCCCAGAACAG atttccagtatctgccgtattttgtttttatttacccGTCAGAAGTACATGCCTTAACCTGCTGCACTGCCAGAACAATGACGTTATTTCATTTTCATCCTG ATGCTGAATCGCCTGATCcgctctccgctccgctcctggaac ACCCGGAAGCGCCTGAAATGCTCTCCGCTCAACCATCGGAAG GCATAGAGCGCCAGCACAAAACATTTCTTCAAGAACAAACGACAATATTGGAAGTTACTGGAGAAAATCAAATGTCCAAGACATGTTTACTTGATGAGCATTACACTGAAGTAATGATTGTTCCTTCTCTTGGAGAGCCGCAAATGGTTGAAACTGAACTGAAGGCGCAAGGGAGAAAGCTTGAAGAGAAACAGGGGCCAAATATCGGGAATGTACCCGAAAACGTTCAGCTCGATCAATTGTTGGGAAGCAAAGACGCTACAATAGACAGAACTCGGACAACTATAGTATTTGGTGATGCAGGGATCGGGAAAAGCATCATAATACAGAAGATACTCCGTGACTGGGCCACAGGGAAAATATACCATCAATTTCAATTTGTCTTTCGTTTCAAGTTTACACAATTAACTTTAATAAAAGTCCGAACAACCCTATCAAGGTTGATCCTGAATTCATACCCCTATTTGCGAAATCATCTGGAGAAGCTGTGGAAAGATCCCGGCAAAATATTGTTTATATTTGATGATTTGGATGAATTTGAGCAAACCGTGGATTTCAAAGATGTTGAGAGAAACAACACACCTCAAAATCAATGTTCCAATCCCGAGTGTTGCTGCTTGGTTTCAGACATTGTCCGCTGCCTCATACAAGGGCAGTTGCTGAAAGGCTCATCAGTGCTGATCATGAGCCCGCCGTGGAAACTGGAATCTCTGGGAAATTCAAACATACATCGAAGGTTCAAAATTCTGGGTTTCAGCCCTGAGAAAATGAAGGAATATTTCCAATGTTACTTGAGAGATCCAAACCTGGAAAGAGAGGCAATCGAAACAATTAAGCTGAACGACACACTGGACACCCTGTACTATAACCCTCTGTATTGTTCAGTCTGCTGCTCCTTAGTGGAGTCGCATAAGACAGCAGAAGAGCGAGAAAGGCAACCCATAACCAGCACACGGGTGTACACTGTTTACTTTGAAAACTTTTTAAATAGATGTGGCTATGATGCAGAAAACACTCGCAATAGCCTGCTGAAACTGTGCGAGTTGGCCTACCAGGGAATTGGGAAAAAAACAGCTGTTTTTGAAGCAGACAAATTCAATGAGCTCGAACTCGAACTTTCCAATTTTATCACTGCGTTTATAGTGAAGATTCGAGACAATGATCTACGCAGTGCTGCCTACAAATTCCGTGACACCGTGATGCAGGACTTTGTTGCTGCACTTTTGAAAAGTCTAAGAACAAAACCAAATGAACTAAAACAACTGCTTGATGAAGGATACAGATGCGGTGATGACAGATTCAATTCATTTTCACGTTTTCTTGTTGGTCTTTCCTCACGAAAGTCAACTGATCAGCTTGAGTCGAAATTGGGTAAATTTCCTGCTGAAGTAACACAGCCTGTGTCGGATTGGCTCACACGGAATGTCAAAACGTGCGCTCAGAACTTGGATGACGGGCAAAGCCAACGGAAATTCTTAAACATATGTCATTCCTTTGCTGAATTTGAAGACAGAAATCTGATGGCAGCCGCATTAGCACCGATAAAGAAAATCAAGTTTACAAAGTGTCCTCTGAAATCTTATGATTGTGCGGTTCTGTCTACTGTATTAATGAACCTTGAAATAATTGAAGAGATGGATTTCAGTACTTGTGGTATACAAGATGCAGGCATCCATCAACTGCAGTCCATACTGCACAAATGTAAAATACTCAG ACTCAACGAGAATAATCTTcaagattcaggagtgaaatgccTCTTTAAAGTTCTGGAGAAAAATGATTGCAAAGTACAGACACTTGA GTTAAAGTCAAATGCTCTCACAGATGATTGTGCAGCAAAATTGGTCTCCGCCATCAGTAAAAATGGTTCACTGATGGAGCTGGACCTGAGTAACGATAATCAGCGCAGTGAACAGTCCAACAGACTGACTGACAAATCCGTTCCCACATTTCTCCAGCTCTACCAGACTAGTACGAATCTGAAGGAAATTAG gtTGCAAAACAATCAATTCTCTGCAAACAGACGTCACATTTTGAAGTCACGCACTGCATCTAGTCATTTGACTATAATTACAGATTGA
- the LOC137385144 gene encoding NACHT, LRR and PYD domains-containing protein 3-like isoform X4 produces MRGQCKVPFLLILLLLEALCGLNRGTGTITAPEETSTATSLPPDEQKEPAPIRSKTENAENTQQVKQRQAADPAPVRSKTENAENTQQVKQRRADPEAPEMLSAQPSEASADNAAKDTQDAIVLACAVCVAFLGGFGVGSTATYCWMKKKYVPRTDAESPDPLSAPLLEHPEAPEMLSAQPSEGIERQHKTFLQEQTTILEVTGENQMSKTCLLDEHYTEVMIVPSLGEPQMVETELKAQGRKLEEKQGPNIGNVPENVQLDQLLGSKDATIDRTRTTIVFGDAGIGKSIIIQKILRDWATGKIYHQFQFVFRFKFTQLTLIKVRTTLSRLILNSYPYLRNHLEKLWKDPGKILFIFDDLDEFEQTVDFKDVERNNTPQNQCSNPECCCLVSDIVRCLIQGQLLKGSSVLIMSPPWKLESLGNSNIHRRFKILGFSPEKMKEYFQCYLRDPNLEREAIETIKLNDTLDTLYYNPLYCSVCCSLVESHKTAEERERQPITSTRVYTVYFENFLNRCGYDAENTRNSLLKLCELAYQGIGKKTAVFEADKFNELELELSNFITAFIVKIRDNDLRSAAYKFRDTVMQDFVAALLKSLRTKPNELKQLLDEGYRCGDDRFNSFSRFLVGLSSRKSTDQLESKLGKFPAEVTQPVSDWLTRNVKTCAQNLDDGQSQRKFLNICHSFAEFEDRNLMAAALAPIKKIKFTKCPLKSYDCAVLSTVLMNLEIIEEMDFSTCGIQDAGIHQLQSILHKCKILRLNENNLQDSGVKCLFKVLEKNDCKVQTLELKSNALTDDCAAKLVSAISKNGSLMELDLSNDNQRSEQSNRLTDKSVPTFLQLYQTSTNLKEIRLQNNQFSANRRHILKSRTASSHLTIITD; encoded by the exons CAGACCCGGCACCCGTCAGaagcaaaacagaaaatgctgaaaatactcagcaggttaaacAGCGTCGAGCAG ACCCGGAAGCGCCTGAAATGCTCTCCGCTCAACCATCGGAAG CGTCTGCAGATAATGCAGCAAAGGACACACAAGACGCAATCGTCCTCGCGTGTGCAGTATGCGTTGCATTTCTGGGGGGATTCGGAGTTGGAAGTACGGCAACTTACTGTTGGATGAAGAAAAAATATGTTCCCAGAACAG ATGCTGAATCGCCTGATCcgctctccgctccgctcctggaac ACCCGGAAGCGCCTGAAATGCTCTCCGCTCAACCATCGGAAG GCATAGAGCGCCAGCACAAAACATTTCTTCAAGAACAAACGACAATATTGGAAGTTACTGGAGAAAATCAAATGTCCAAGACATGTTTACTTGATGAGCATTACACTGAAGTAATGATTGTTCCTTCTCTTGGAGAGCCGCAAATGGTTGAAACTGAACTGAAGGCGCAAGGGAGAAAGCTTGAAGAGAAACAGGGGCCAAATATCGGGAATGTACCCGAAAACGTTCAGCTCGATCAATTGTTGGGAAGCAAAGACGCTACAATAGACAGAACTCGGACAACTATAGTATTTGGTGATGCAGGGATCGGGAAAAGCATCATAATACAGAAGATACTCCGTGACTGGGCCACAGGGAAAATATACCATCAATTTCAATTTGTCTTTCGTTTCAAGTTTACACAATTAACTTTAATAAAAGTCCGAACAACCCTATCAAGGTTGATCCTGAATTCATACCCCTATTTGCGAAATCATCTGGAGAAGCTGTGGAAAGATCCCGGCAAAATATTGTTTATATTTGATGATTTGGATGAATTTGAGCAAACCGTGGATTTCAAAGATGTTGAGAGAAACAACACACCTCAAAATCAATGTTCCAATCCCGAGTGTTGCTGCTTGGTTTCAGACATTGTCCGCTGCCTCATACAAGGGCAGTTGCTGAAAGGCTCATCAGTGCTGATCATGAGCCCGCCGTGGAAACTGGAATCTCTGGGAAATTCAAACATACATCGAAGGTTCAAAATTCTGGGTTTCAGCCCTGAGAAAATGAAGGAATATTTCCAATGTTACTTGAGAGATCCAAACCTGGAAAGAGAGGCAATCGAAACAATTAAGCTGAACGACACACTGGACACCCTGTACTATAACCCTCTGTATTGTTCAGTCTGCTGCTCCTTAGTGGAGTCGCATAAGACAGCAGAAGAGCGAGAAAGGCAACCCATAACCAGCACACGGGTGTACACTGTTTACTTTGAAAACTTTTTAAATAGATGTGGCTATGATGCAGAAAACACTCGCAATAGCCTGCTGAAACTGTGCGAGTTGGCCTACCAGGGAATTGGGAAAAAAACAGCTGTTTTTGAAGCAGACAAATTCAATGAGCTCGAACTCGAACTTTCCAATTTTATCACTGCGTTTATAGTGAAGATTCGAGACAATGATCTACGCAGTGCTGCCTACAAATTCCGTGACACCGTGATGCAGGACTTTGTTGCTGCACTTTTGAAAAGTCTAAGAACAAAACCAAATGAACTAAAACAACTGCTTGATGAAGGATACAGATGCGGTGATGACAGATTCAATTCATTTTCACGTTTTCTTGTTGGTCTTTCCTCACGAAAGTCAACTGATCAGCTTGAGTCGAAATTGGGTAAATTTCCTGCTGAAGTAACACAGCCTGTGTCGGATTGGCTCACACGGAATGTCAAAACGTGCGCTCAGAACTTGGATGACGGGCAAAGCCAACGGAAATTCTTAAACATATGTCATTCCTTTGCTGAATTTGAAGACAGAAATCTGATGGCAGCCGCATTAGCACCGATAAAGAAAATCAAGTTTACAAAGTGTCCTCTGAAATCTTATGATTGTGCGGTTCTGTCTACTGTATTAATGAACCTTGAAATAATTGAAGAGATGGATTTCAGTACTTGTGGTATACAAGATGCAGGCATCCATCAACTGCAGTCCATACTGCACAAATGTAAAATACTCAG ACTCAACGAGAATAATCTTcaagattcaggagtgaaatgccTCTTTAAAGTTCTGGAGAAAAATGATTGCAAAGTACAGACACTTGA GTTAAAGTCAAATGCTCTCACAGATGATTGTGCAGCAAAATTGGTCTCCGCCATCAGTAAAAATGGTTCACTGATGGAGCTGGACCTGAGTAACGATAATCAGCGCAGTGAACAGTCCAACAGACTGACTGACAAATCCGTTCCCACATTTCTCCAGCTCTACCAGACTAGTACGAATCTGAAGGAAATTAG gtTGCAAAACAATCAATTCTCTGCAAACAGACGTCACATTTTGAAGTCACGCACTGCATCTAGTCATTTGACTATAATTACAGATTGA
- the LOC137385144 gene encoding NACHT, LRR and PYD domains-containing protein 3-like isoform X7, which translates to MRGQCKVPFLLILLLLEALCGLNRGTGTITAPEETSTATSLPPDEQKEPAPIRSKTENAENTQQVKQRQAADPAPVRSKTENAENTQQVKQRRADPEAPEMLSAQPSEASADNAAKDTQDAIVLACAVCVAFLGGFGVGSTATYCWMKKKYVPRTGIERQHKTFLQEQTTILEVTGENQMSKTCLLDEHYTEVMIVPSLGEPQMVETELKAQGRKLEEKQGPNIGNVPENVQLDQLLGSKDATIDRTRTTIVFGDAGIGKSIIIQKILRDWATGKIYHQFQFVFRFKFTQLTLIKVRTTLSRLILNSYPYLRNHLEKLWKDPGKILFIFDDLDEFEQTVDFKDVERNNTPQNQCSNPECCCLVSDIVRCLIQGQLLKGSSVLIMSPPWKLESLGNSNIHRRFKILGFSPEKMKEYFQCYLRDPNLEREAIETIKLNDTLDTLYYNPLYCSVCCSLVESHKTAEERERQPITSTRVYTVYFENFLNRCGYDAENTRNSLLKLCELAYQGIGKKTAVFEADKFNELELELSNFITAFIVKIRDNDLRSAAYKFRDTVMQDFVAALLKSLRTKPNELKQLLDEGYRCGDDRFNSFSRFLVGLSSRKSTDQLESKLGKFPAEVTQPVSDWLTRNVKTCAQNLDDGQSQRKFLNICHSFAEFEDRNLMAAALAPIKKIKFTKCPLKSYDCAVLSTVLMNLEIIEEMDFSTCGIQDAGIHQLQSILHKCKILRLNENNLQDSGVKCLFKVLEKNDCKVQTLELKSNALTDDCAAKLVSAISKNGSLMELDLSNDNQRSEQSNRLTDKSVPTFLQLYQTSTNLKEIRLQNNQFSANRRHILKSRTASSHLTIITD; encoded by the exons CAGACCCGGCACCCGTCAGaagcaaaacagaaaatgctgaaaatactcagcaggttaaacAGCGTCGAGCAG ACCCGGAAGCGCCTGAAATGCTCTCCGCTCAACCATCGGAAG CGTCTGCAGATAATGCAGCAAAGGACACACAAGACGCAATCGTCCTCGCGTGTGCAGTATGCGTTGCATTTCTGGGGGGATTCGGAGTTGGAAGTACGGCAACTTACTGTTGGATGAAGAAAAAATATGTTCCCAGAACAG GCATAGAGCGCCAGCACAAAACATTTCTTCAAGAACAAACGACAATATTGGAAGTTACTGGAGAAAATCAAATGTCCAAGACATGTTTACTTGATGAGCATTACACTGAAGTAATGATTGTTCCTTCTCTTGGAGAGCCGCAAATGGTTGAAACTGAACTGAAGGCGCAAGGGAGAAAGCTTGAAGAGAAACAGGGGCCAAATATCGGGAATGTACCCGAAAACGTTCAGCTCGATCAATTGTTGGGAAGCAAAGACGCTACAATAGACAGAACTCGGACAACTATAGTATTTGGTGATGCAGGGATCGGGAAAAGCATCATAATACAGAAGATACTCCGTGACTGGGCCACAGGGAAAATATACCATCAATTTCAATTTGTCTTTCGTTTCAAGTTTACACAATTAACTTTAATAAAAGTCCGAACAACCCTATCAAGGTTGATCCTGAATTCATACCCCTATTTGCGAAATCATCTGGAGAAGCTGTGGAAAGATCCCGGCAAAATATTGTTTATATTTGATGATTTGGATGAATTTGAGCAAACCGTGGATTTCAAAGATGTTGAGAGAAACAACACACCTCAAAATCAATGTTCCAATCCCGAGTGTTGCTGCTTGGTTTCAGACATTGTCCGCTGCCTCATACAAGGGCAGTTGCTGAAAGGCTCATCAGTGCTGATCATGAGCCCGCCGTGGAAACTGGAATCTCTGGGAAATTCAAACATACATCGAAGGTTCAAAATTCTGGGTTTCAGCCCTGAGAAAATGAAGGAATATTTCCAATGTTACTTGAGAGATCCAAACCTGGAAAGAGAGGCAATCGAAACAATTAAGCTGAACGACACACTGGACACCCTGTACTATAACCCTCTGTATTGTTCAGTCTGCTGCTCCTTAGTGGAGTCGCATAAGACAGCAGAAGAGCGAGAAAGGCAACCCATAACCAGCACACGGGTGTACACTGTTTACTTTGAAAACTTTTTAAATAGATGTGGCTATGATGCAGAAAACACTCGCAATAGCCTGCTGAAACTGTGCGAGTTGGCCTACCAGGGAATTGGGAAAAAAACAGCTGTTTTTGAAGCAGACAAATTCAATGAGCTCGAACTCGAACTTTCCAATTTTATCACTGCGTTTATAGTGAAGATTCGAGACAATGATCTACGCAGTGCTGCCTACAAATTCCGTGACACCGTGATGCAGGACTTTGTTGCTGCACTTTTGAAAAGTCTAAGAACAAAACCAAATGAACTAAAACAACTGCTTGATGAAGGATACAGATGCGGTGATGACAGATTCAATTCATTTTCACGTTTTCTTGTTGGTCTTTCCTCACGAAAGTCAACTGATCAGCTTGAGTCGAAATTGGGTAAATTTCCTGCTGAAGTAACACAGCCTGTGTCGGATTGGCTCACACGGAATGTCAAAACGTGCGCTCAGAACTTGGATGACGGGCAAAGCCAACGGAAATTCTTAAACATATGTCATTCCTTTGCTGAATTTGAAGACAGAAATCTGATGGCAGCCGCATTAGCACCGATAAAGAAAATCAAGTTTACAAAGTGTCCTCTGAAATCTTATGATTGTGCGGTTCTGTCTACTGTATTAATGAACCTTGAAATAATTGAAGAGATGGATTTCAGTACTTGTGGTATACAAGATGCAGGCATCCATCAACTGCAGTCCATACTGCACAAATGTAAAATACTCAG ACTCAACGAGAATAATCTTcaagattcaggagtgaaatgccTCTTTAAAGTTCTGGAGAAAAATGATTGCAAAGTACAGACACTTGA GTTAAAGTCAAATGCTCTCACAGATGATTGTGCAGCAAAATTGGTCTCCGCCATCAGTAAAAATGGTTCACTGATGGAGCTGGACCTGAGTAACGATAATCAGCGCAGTGAACAGTCCAACAGACTGACTGACAAATCCGTTCCCACATTTCTCCAGCTCTACCAGACTAGTACGAATCTGAAGGAAATTAG gtTGCAAAACAATCAATTCTCTGCAAACAGACGTCACATTTTGAAGTCACGCACTGCATCTAGTCATTTGACTATAATTACAGATTGA
- the LOC137385144 gene encoding NACHT, LRR and PYD domains-containing protein 3-like isoform X2, translated as MRGQCKVPFLLILLLLEALCGLNRGTGTITAPEETSTATSLPPDEQKEPAPIRSKTENAENTQQVKQRQADPAPVRSKTENAENTQQVKQRRADPEAPEMLSAQPSEASADNAAKDTQDAIVLACAVCVAFLGGFGVGSTATYCWMKKKYVPRTDFQYLPYFVFIYPSEVHALTCCTARTMTLFHFHPDAESPDPLSAPLLEHPEAPEMLSAQPSEGIERQHKTFLQEQTTILEVTGENQMSKTCLLDEHYTEVMIVPSLGEPQMVETELKAQGRKLEEKQGPNIGNVPENVQLDQLLGSKDATIDRTRTTIVFGDAGIGKSIIIQKILRDWATGKIYHQFQFVFRFKFTQLTLIKVRTTLSRLILNSYPYLRNHLEKLWKDPGKILFIFDDLDEFEQTVDFKDVERNNTPQNQCSNPECCCLVSDIVRCLIQGQLLKGSSVLIMSPPWKLESLGNSNIHRRFKILGFSPEKMKEYFQCYLRDPNLEREAIETIKLNDTLDTLYYNPLYCSVCCSLVESHKTAEERERQPITSTRVYTVYFENFLNRCGYDAENTRNSLLKLCELAYQGIGKKTAVFEADKFNELELELSNFITAFIVKIRDNDLRSAAYKFRDTVMQDFVAALLKSLRTKPNELKQLLDEGYRCGDDRFNSFSRFLVGLSSRKSTDQLESKLGKFPAEVTQPVSDWLTRNVKTCAQNLDDGQSQRKFLNICHSFAEFEDRNLMAAALAPIKKIKFTKCPLKSYDCAVLSTVLMNLEIIEEMDFSTCGIQDAGIHQLQSILHKCKILRLNENNLQDSGVKCLFKVLEKNDCKVQTLELKSNALTDDCAAKLVSAISKNGSLMELDLSNDNQRSEQSNRLTDKSVPTFLQLYQTSTNLKEIRLQNNQFSANRRHILKSRTASSHLTIITD; from the exons ACCCGGCACCCGTCAGaagcaaaacagaaaatgctgaaaatactcagcaggttaaacAGCGTCGAGCAG ACCCGGAAGCGCCTGAAATGCTCTCCGCTCAACCATCGGAAG CGTCTGCAGATAATGCAGCAAAGGACACACAAGACGCAATCGTCCTCGCGTGTGCAGTATGCGTTGCATTTCTGGGGGGATTCGGAGTTGGAAGTACGGCAACTTACTGTTGGATGAAGAAAAAATATGTTCCCAGAACAG atttccagtatctgccgtattttgtttttatttacccGTCAGAAGTACATGCCTTAACCTGCTGCACTGCCAGAACAATGACGTTATTTCATTTTCATCCTG ATGCTGAATCGCCTGATCcgctctccgctccgctcctggaac ACCCGGAAGCGCCTGAAATGCTCTCCGCTCAACCATCGGAAG GCATAGAGCGCCAGCACAAAACATTTCTTCAAGAACAAACGACAATATTGGAAGTTACTGGAGAAAATCAAATGTCCAAGACATGTTTACTTGATGAGCATTACACTGAAGTAATGATTGTTCCTTCTCTTGGAGAGCCGCAAATGGTTGAAACTGAACTGAAGGCGCAAGGGAGAAAGCTTGAAGAGAAACAGGGGCCAAATATCGGGAATGTACCCGAAAACGTTCAGCTCGATCAATTGTTGGGAAGCAAAGACGCTACAATAGACAGAACTCGGACAACTATAGTATTTGGTGATGCAGGGATCGGGAAAAGCATCATAATACAGAAGATACTCCGTGACTGGGCCACAGGGAAAATATACCATCAATTTCAATTTGTCTTTCGTTTCAAGTTTACACAATTAACTTTAATAAAAGTCCGAACAACCCTATCAAGGTTGATCCTGAATTCATACCCCTATTTGCGAAATCATCTGGAGAAGCTGTGGAAAGATCCCGGCAAAATATTGTTTATATTTGATGATTTGGATGAATTTGAGCAAACCGTGGATTTCAAAGATGTTGAGAGAAACAACACACCTCAAAATCAATGTTCCAATCCCGAGTGTTGCTGCTTGGTTTCAGACATTGTCCGCTGCCTCATACAAGGGCAGTTGCTGAAAGGCTCATCAGTGCTGATCATGAGCCCGCCGTGGAAACTGGAATCTCTGGGAAATTCAAACATACATCGAAGGTTCAAAATTCTGGGTTTCAGCCCTGAGAAAATGAAGGAATATTTCCAATGTTACTTGAGAGATCCAAACCTGGAAAGAGAGGCAATCGAAACAATTAAGCTGAACGACACACTGGACACCCTGTACTATAACCCTCTGTATTGTTCAGTCTGCTGCTCCTTAGTGGAGTCGCATAAGACAGCAGAAGAGCGAGAAAGGCAACCCATAACCAGCACACGGGTGTACACTGTTTACTTTGAAAACTTTTTAAATAGATGTGGCTATGATGCAGAAAACACTCGCAATAGCCTGCTGAAACTGTGCGAGTTGGCCTACCAGGGAATTGGGAAAAAAACAGCTGTTTTTGAAGCAGACAAATTCAATGAGCTCGAACTCGAACTTTCCAATTTTATCACTGCGTTTATAGTGAAGATTCGAGACAATGATCTACGCAGTGCTGCCTACAAATTCCGTGACACCGTGATGCAGGACTTTGTTGCTGCACTTTTGAAAAGTCTAAGAACAAAACCAAATGAACTAAAACAACTGCTTGATGAAGGATACAGATGCGGTGATGACAGATTCAATTCATTTTCACGTTTTCTTGTTGGTCTTTCCTCACGAAAGTCAACTGATCAGCTTGAGTCGAAATTGGGTAAATTTCCTGCTGAAGTAACACAGCCTGTGTCGGATTGGCTCACACGGAATGTCAAAACGTGCGCTCAGAACTTGGATGACGGGCAAAGCCAACGGAAATTCTTAAACATATGTCATTCCTTTGCTGAATTTGAAGACAGAAATCTGATGGCAGCCGCATTAGCACCGATAAAGAAAATCAAGTTTACAAAGTGTCCTCTGAAATCTTATGATTGTGCGGTTCTGTCTACTGTATTAATGAACCTTGAAATAATTGAAGAGATGGATTTCAGTACTTGTGGTATACAAGATGCAGGCATCCATCAACTGCAGTCCATACTGCACAAATGTAAAATACTCAG ACTCAACGAGAATAATCTTcaagattcaggagtgaaatgccTCTTTAAAGTTCTGGAGAAAAATGATTGCAAAGTACAGACACTTGA GTTAAAGTCAAATGCTCTCACAGATGATTGTGCAGCAAAATTGGTCTCCGCCATCAGTAAAAATGGTTCACTGATGGAGCTGGACCTGAGTAACGATAATCAGCGCAGTGAACAGTCCAACAGACTGACTGACAAATCCGTTCCCACATTTCTCCAGCTCTACCAGACTAGTACGAATCTGAAGGAAATTAG gtTGCAAAACAATCAATTCTCTGCAAACAGACGTCACATTTTGAAGTCACGCACTGCATCTAGTCATTTGACTATAATTACAGATTGA